A single genomic interval of Pyrus communis chromosome 7, drPyrComm1.1, whole genome shotgun sequence harbors:
- the LOC137738929 gene encoding paired amphipathic helix protein Sin3-like 2 has protein sequence MKRVRDDVCVGPQVKRPPCSSRGDSQSQIPGGGGGGGGVGVGGAGPIGGGGGVASQKLTTNDALTYLKEVKDMFLDQKEKYDTFLEVMKDFKAQRTDTAGVIARVKELFKGHNNLILGFNTFLPKGYEITLDEDETPPKKTVEFEEAISFVNKIKKRFQNDDHVYKSFLDILNMYRKEHKDINEVYSEVAALFDEHPDLLDEFTRFLPDASAAASAHQAQYGRNSFPRFNERSSATPTFRPMHMEKQRRRDRIMTSHADRDLSVDCPELDDDKGTVKVQKEHRKRSEKENRDRRNRDDDDRELENDSSVYKLQRFPDKRKSTRKVEGFGLTANFAPYDDKDSLKSMYSQGFVFCEKVKERLCSQDDYQAFLKLLNIYSNGIIKRNDLQGLVTDLLGKYSDLMEEFNDFLERCENIDGFLAGVMSRKSLSSDGPVPFSRPVKVEDKDKEPKREMEGAKEKERYREKYWAKSIQELDLSNCERCTPSYRLLPEDYPIPSASQRSELGAQVLNDHWVSVTSGSEDYSFKHMRRNQYEESLFRCEDDRFELDMLLESVSSTAKRAEELLNSINENKISMETSIHIEDHFTALNLRCIERLYGDHGLDVVDILRKNPTLALPVVLTRLKQKQEEWTRCRSDFNKVWADIYAKNHYKSLDHRSFYFKQQDSKNLSSKSLVAEIKELKEKKQIEDDILLAVAAGNRQSIVPHMEFEYLDISLHEDLYKLVQYSCEEVFSTKEQLNKAMRLYTTFLEPMLGVSSRPNDSEDDEDVDKSRNRAKNCTASSIGESDGSPGGDSATLNFKQPKSVCNEEEHALAEVESLANGDNSAKEDGSRDADLVCRKDSISEKIQLEKDQKNMDVHKKRYLVTGMDSAWPSSQPSHPIGADNNHGRTSLEVLSGCAATTSRPGASISGNDHLQKGNADAVPLSEGVDNAKPALIANGVFPESTKVNSHHEESVGPSKIEKEEGELSPIADFGEDNFVVSGDAGVQAMPKANRSVESRPFQSGNGEDISCQEAGENDADADDENSENVSEAGEDVSGSETAGDECSREEQGDDEDAEPDDIDGKAESEGEAEGMVDGHHVGGDGMSLQLSERFLLSVKPLAKHVPGSLLEERKDSRVFYGNDNFYVLCRLHQILYERILSAKTSSTGAEMKWRTSKDGSSSDLYARFMSALYNLLDGSVDNAKFEDECRAIIGNQSYILFTLDKLIYKFVKQLQTVASDETDNKLLQLYEYEKSRKTGKLIDSVYHENARVLIHEENIYRLEFSSSPSRVSIQLMDSVSEKPEVFAVSMEPNFASYLHNEFLPVYPGKKEPLGITLQRNKRKYAGQDESSAFCKAMDGVQLVNGLECKIACNSSKISYVLDTEDYFFRMRRKRRTSEARSPYCDQTRVQRFHKFLSISS, from the exons ATGAAGAGAGTAAGAGATGATGTGTGCGTCGGCCCTCAAGTGAAGCGGCCCCCCTGTTCGTCTCGCGGGGACTC GCAATCCCAGATACCGgggggaggaggtggaggaggggGCGTTGGAGTAGGTGGAGCTGGGCCcattggaggaggaggaggagttgcTTCACAGAAATTGACCACCAATGACGCTCTAACCTATCTCAAAGAGGTGAAGGACATGTTTTtagaccaaaaagaaaaatacgatACGTTTCTTGAGGTCATGAAAGATTTCAAGGCCCAAAG AACTGACACAGCAGGTGTCATTGCAAGAGTAAAGGAATTATTTAAAGGGCATAACAACTTAATTTTGGGCTTTAATACCTTCTTGCCGAAGGGTTATGAGATAACCCTCGATGAAGATGAGACTCCACCAAAAAAGACAGTTGAGTTTGAGGAAGCTATCAGTTTTGTAAACAAGATAAAG AAACGTTTCCAAAATGATGATCATGTCTATAAATCATTCCTAGACATATTGAACATGTATCGAAAGGAGCACAAGGATATAAATGAGGTTTACAGTGAG gTTGCCGCTCTTTTTGATGAGCATCCCGATTTGCTTGATGAGTTCACCAGATTTTTACCAGATGCGTCAGCAGCAGCTTCAGCACATCAAGCTCAATACGGCCGCAATTCATTTCCACGTTTCAATGAGCGAAGCTCTGCTACACCCACATTTCGGCCAATGCATATGGAGAAG CAACGTAGGAGGGATAGGATCATGACATCCCATGCTGATCGTGATCTTAGTGTTGATTGTCCTGAGCTAGACGATGACAAAGGAACGGTGAAAGTTCAGAAGGAGCATAGAAAGCGTAGTGAAAAGGAGAATAGGGATAGAAGAAATCGGGATGATGATGATAGAGAATTAGAGAATGATAGCAGTGTCTACAAATTGCAGCGTTTTCCTGACAAAAGAAAATCCACCAGGAAGGTTGAAGGTTTTGGTTTGACTGCTAACTTTGCTCCTTATGATGACAAGGACTCCTTAAAGA GCATGTACAGCCAGGGATTCGTTTTCTGTGAGAAGGTGAAGGAGAGGTTGTGTAGTCAAGATGACTACCAGGCATTTTTGAAGTTGCTTAACATTTATAGCAACGGAATAATTAAAAGGAATGATCTGCAAGGTTTG GTGACTGATTTATTGGGAAAGTATTCAGATCTTATGGAGGagtttaatgattttttggaGCGTTGTGAGAATATAG ATGGGTTCCTTGCTGGTGTTATGAGTAGAA AATCTCTGAGTAGTGATGGTCCTGTTCCTTTTTCTAGACCGGTGAAGGTAGAGGACAAAGATAAAGAGCCAAAGCGTGAAATGGAGGGAgccaaagaaaaggaaagatacAGGGAGAAGTATTGGGCAAAATCTATTCAAGAGCTTGATCTCTCTAACTGTGAACGTTGTACTCCAAGCTATCGGCTTCTGCCTGAAGAC TATCCAATACCTTCAGCAAGCCAGAGATCAGAACTTGGTGCTCAGGTTTTGAATGACCATTGGGTCTCTGTGACTTCAGGAAGTGAAGATTACTCTTTTAAACATATGCGCAGAAATCAGTATGAAGAAAGTCTGTTCAGATGCGAGGATGATAG GTTTGAGTTGGATATGTTGTTAGAGTCGGTGAGCTCAACTGCTAAGCGAGCGGAGGAACTCTTGAACAGCATTAATGAAAATAAGATCAGCATGGAAACTTCAATCCATATTGAAGACCACTTCACTG CGTTAAACTTAAGGTGCATTGAACGTTTATATGGTGACCATGGTCTTGATGTGGTGGACATACTGCGGAAAAATCCAACTCTGGCTTTGCCTGTTGTATTAACTCGCCTGAAGCAGAAACAAGAAGAATGGACAAGGTGTAGATCCGATTTTAACAAGGTCTGGGCTGATATATATGCCAAAAACCATTACAAATCACTTGATCACCGGAGCTTCTATTTCAAGCAACAAGATTCAAAGAACTTGAGTAGCAAAT CTTTGGTGGCCGAGATCAAGGAATTGAAAGAGAAAAAGCAGATAGAGGATGATATCCTTCTGGCCGTTGCTGCTGGAAACAGGCAATCTATAGTTCCACATATGGAGTTTGAATACTTAGATATCAGCTTACATGAAGACTTGTATAAACTTGTCCAATATTCATGTGAAGAGGTTTTCTCAACAAAAGAACAATTAAATAAGGCTATGAGACTTTACACTACCTTTTTGGAGCCAATGCTGGGTGTTTCTTCTCGGCCCAATGATTcagaggatgatgaagatgttGACAAAAGTAGGAATCGGGCTAAGAATTGTACTGCGTCAAGCATAGGAGAAAGCGATGGAAGTCCTGGTGGTGATTCTGCCACATTGAATTTTAAGCAGCCCAAATCTGTGTGTAATGAAGAAGAACATGCTTTAGCAGAAGTGGAAAGTTTGGCTAACGGGGATAACTCAGCTAAAGAAGATGGAAGTCGTGATGCAGATCTTGTCTGTAGAAAAGATTCTATATCTGAGAAAATTCAACTAGAAAAAGACCAGAAGAATATGGATGTCCATAAGAAAAGGTATCTGGTCACCGGCATGGACAGTGCGTGGCCGTCCAGTCAACCATCACATCCAATTGGAGCAGATAATAATCATGGTAGAACGAGCTTGGAAGTGTTATCAG ggTGTGCTGCAACCACGTCAAGGCCTGGTGCTTCTATTAGTGGCAATGACCATTTACAGAAAGGAAATGCTGATGCTGTTCCGTTGTCAGAG GGTGTCGATAATGCAAAACCTGCTTTAATTGCTAATGGAGTGTTTCCAGAAAGCACTAAAGTTAACAGTCATCATGAAGAGTCTGTTGGGCCCtccaaaattgaaaaggaagagGGGGAATTATCACCAATTGCTGACTTTGGGGAGGATAACTTTGTTGTCTCTGGAGATGCTGGGGTGCAAGCTATGCCTAAGGCAAACCGCAGTGTTGAAAGCAGACCGTTTCAGTCTGGGAATGGGGAAGACATTAGTTGTCAGGAAGCTGGAGAAAATGATGCAGATGCAGATGACGAAAATAGTGAAAATGTTTCCGAGGCTGGTGAAGATGTCTCTGGCAGTGAGACAGCTGGTGATGAATGTTCCAGAGAAGAGCAAGGCGATGATGAAGATGCTGAACCGGATGACATTGATGGTAAGGCTGAGAGTGAAGGTGAGGCTGAAGGGATGGTGGATGGGCACCATGTTGGAGGAGATGGAATGTCTTTGCAATTGTCAGAACGTTTTCTTTTGTCTGTGAAACCTCTTGCGAAGCATGTACCAGGTTCTTTACTTGAAGAAAGGAAAGACTCTCGCGTTTTCTATGGGAATGATAATTTCTATGTGCTTTGTAGGCTTCATCAA ATTCTATACGAAAGGATTTTATCTGCAAAAACAAGTTCCACAGGTGCAGAAATGAAATGGAGAACTTCAAAGGATGGCAGTTCTTCGGATCTGTATGCCAG ATTTATGAGTGCTCTATACAATTTGCTTGATGGATCTGTTGATAATGCAAAATTTGAGGATGAATGCCGAGCTATTATTGGAAACCAGTCTTATATATTATTCACCTTGgacaaattaatatataaatttgtcAAACAG CTTCAAACTGTTGCAAGTGATGAGACGGACAATAAGCTGCTTCAATTATATGAATATGAAAAGTCCCGGAAAACTGGGAAGTTAATTGATTCTGTTTATCATGAAAATGCACGTGTCCTCATTCATGAGGAGAATATTTACAGATTGGAATTT TCCTCTTCACCCTCCCGGGTGTCCATCCAGCTGATGGACAGTGTGAGTGAAAAGCCTGAGGTGTTTGCAGTCTCCATGGAACCTAATTTTGCATCCTATCTGCACAACGAATTTCTGCCGGTTTATCCTGGAAAAAAGGAGCCGCTTGGGATTACCCTTCAGAG AAACAAGCGCAAATATGCAGGGCAAGATGAATCCTCTGCCTTTTGCAAGGCCATGGACGGTGTTCAGTTAGTCAATGGTTTGGAGTGCAAGATAGCTTGCAATTCATCCAAG ATCTCTTACGTTCTTGACACAGAAGATTACTTCTTCCGTatgagaaggaaaaggagaacaTCTGAGGCCAGATCACCATATTGTGATCAGACGAGAGTACAGCGGTTCCACAAATTCTTATCAATCTCATCATAG